Proteins from a single region of Flavobacterium sp. YJ01:
- a CDS encoding DinB family protein has translation MSESVRISNLYQSIYNGNPWLEVNLANTLQNVTAEQAYKKINPNLNTIWEIVNHLIQWRRNILERMQGEVIKTPDHNYFVPVLDPSEAAWEQSLQTLAKSQESWNTFFETFDDADLAKIYVNNGHSYYEHLHGIIQHDVYHLGQIVILKKLL, from the coding sequence ATGTCAGAAAGCGTTAGAATTTCAAATTTATACCAATCCATTTATAATGGAAATCCGTGGCTGGAAGTTAATCTAGCCAACACTTTACAAAATGTAACGGCAGAACAGGCTTACAAAAAAATAAATCCAAATTTGAATACTATTTGGGAAATAGTAAATCATTTAATTCAATGGAGAAGAAATATTCTCGAGCGCATGCAGGGAGAAGTCATCAAAACTCCAGATCATAATTATTTTGTTCCTGTCTTAGATCCATCTGAAGCTGCTTGGGAACAATCGCTTCAAACATTGGCGAAATCACAAGAATCTTGGAATACCTTTTTTGAAACTTTTGACGATGCTGATTTAGCAAAAATCTACGTTAATAATGGTCATAGTTATTACGAACATTTGCATGGAATTATTCAGCACGATGTTTATCATTTAGGGCAGATTGTTATTTTGAAGAAACTGCTTTAG